In Solenopsis invicta isolate M01_SB chromosome 1, UNIL_Sinv_3.0, whole genome shotgun sequence, one genomic interval encodes:
- the LOC105202120 gene encoding guanine nucleotide-releasing factor 2 isoform X5, with the protein MPQYDDSFLDSPRFRRRTHSYTVQKHFLPKSKSFHITTTPLLLAVTNHARTLSGSLSTCNLKEVEERFSGKARGGKLARRARSFKEDFLEKLSHMRSPGSGSGGGGGGGSGAATRAASPSSPRTPRDKNASGTNDAGTALDKNPLRDLHIHVRQVQLALLHFRDVVSKKKLEMLPGNGTIVLDTVTTIHNALKSYLLYENSSTLGSATNQVYQALAQLLKLCDDVLLHGDQSSALDTENVTHVIGLVEEAVKNLVALAHEKIANKQKPPSATNNNRTSGYGSELTQRNSLPDIPLTPRERQILEQTAASSSLVRSSHSSESILRDSSPPPKPPLPDRTNVCLSEENSSSGTPPPLPPKRRTRTQQLLDESEGLLTSSLDRVSLRSRSPEDSSSLLSASAGSLDSALNHSRDEDEIRAIMGPNDESLNDSMDLSLMATIQGMQVNGTSNCNCWDGSETNIPSTMLLGQQTPQEMLNPFTGLEGKMERLSTQTQESGFVSMHSQRSSSQSYTTASSMTSKRSSQQSSISYNSQSFSAQQQSFSQTKLSSDSNGSIFTQKTMSSSKSTISSSNASGNGDPALLEKVVNEMESVVTSDSNGAPPALPEKRSKRRKERQPSQYDNVPENEHLSTCTLHTSNGDTPDINKPPPLPLKKRHIMAYMEMFGNCSHSNNDFISGLGTRHSMAAYNSMQAEWQQHEMSLTTTQSCSFMAHTVTALHDSSSLSVTTTPSLVETTNNSSLPPALPPKRSRSIKSNITPPPISPKPTISMQSIHNSDPLVTSTPLKSEEPPYAHEKKDVTPSTPVKLVNINNNVIIDTVLPSSRPASNALSSISVDENTLELRDIDQDDSILDELDISKYLVFKKPDEEGPDIRGGHPDALLIHATKANKHDEKESDFLYQEAFLTTYRTFIQPLELIRKLHRRHQRFSCSPDVIKQRAAREAFSLLVRVVSDLTISDLDDILLQTLMEFVQQLVCSGDLTMAKALRVKILEKHTMKQLQAAQPILSSLSVTTKQASLLDFKSEQIAEQMTLLDADLFMKIEIPEVLIWAQEQNEERSPNLTRFTEHFNKMSYWARSRILEHRLENEAKDREKYVVKFIKIMKHLRKINNFNSYLALLSALDSAPIRRLEWQKHITEGLKEYCALIDSSSSFRAYRQALAETQPPCIPYIGLVLQDLTFVHIGNSDLLPDGTINFSKRWQQFNIVENMKRFKKGTYSFKKHERIMTFFNNFSDFLCEEAMWQISESIKPRGGKKAQPQN; encoded by the exons GCGCGTCGTGCGCGCTCCTTCAAGGAGGACTTTCTGGAAAAGCTCTCCCATATGCGTTCTCCcggtagcggcagcggcggcggtggcggcggaggCAGCGGAGCGGCCACGAGGGCCGCCTCGCCCTCGTCACCGCGTACGCCGCGGGACAAGAACGCTTCGGGCACCAACGACGCCGGCACCGCTTTGGATAAGAATCCCCTGCGCGATCTGCACATCCACGTACGGCAGGTGCAGCTAGCACTGCTCCACTTCCGGGATGTCGTATCCAAAAAGAAGCTCGAGATGCTGCCCGGGAACGGCACGATCGTCCTTGATACCGTTACCACGATACACAACGCATTAAAATCCTATCTGCTCTACGAAAACAG CTCCACGTTGGGATCTGCCACGAATCAAGTGTACCAAGCGTTAGCGCAATTGCTGAAACTCTGCGACGATGTATTGCTGCATGGTGATCAATCTTCTGCCTTGGACACCGAAAACGTGACGCACGTTATTGGACTGGTCGAGGAAGCGGTGAAAAATCTAGTAGCTCTGGCGCATGAGAAAATCGCTAACAAACAGAAACCTCCATCTGCTACAAATAATAACAG aacttcTGGGTATGGATCGGAACTAACGCAAAGAAATTCTCTACCGGATATACCACTGACACCAAGAGAACGGCAGATCTTGGAGCAAACGGCAGCGAGTAGTAGTTTAGTTCGCAGCTCGCATAGCTCCGAGTCGATTTTACGGGATTCTAGTCCACCCCCGAAACCACCGCTGCCTGACAG AACAAATGTATGTTTGTCGGAGGAAAATAGCTCTTCTGGCACACCTCCTCCGTTACCGCCGAAGAGAAGAACGAGGACCCAACAACTTCTCGACGAATCGGAGGGGCTTCTGACATCTAGTCTTGATAGGGTATCCCTCCGAAGTCGATCTCCAGAGGATTCGTCATCTCTTCTGAGTGCATCGGCTGGTAGTTTGGATTCAGCTTTGAATCATTCTCGAGACGAGGACGAGATTCGAGCTATAATGGGACCAAATGACGAATCTCTGAATGACAGTATGGACCTAAGTCTCATGGCTACTATCCAAG GCATGCAAGTTAATGGTACTTCAAACTGTAATTGCTGGGATGGTTCTGAAACTAATATACCAAGTACTATGTTGCTAGGCCAACAAACACCTCAAGAAATGCTTAATCCATTCACTG gtTTAGAAGGAAAGATGGAACGATTGTCTACTCAAACGCAAGAATCAGGTTTTGTTTCTATGCATTCTCAACGGAGCTCATCCCAAAGTTATACTACCGCGTCCAGCATGACATCCAAGAGATCGTCGCAGCAGAGCAGCATTAGTTATAATTCGCAATCATTTAGTGCACAACAACAGTCGTTTTCCCAGACCAAATTATCCTCGGACAGTAACGGCTCTATTTTTACACAGAAGACGATGAGTAGTTCCAAAAGTACTATTAGCTCGTCTAACGCGTCTGGAAATGGAGATCCAGCTTTATTGGAGAAAGTGGTAAAT GAAATGGAATCGGTGGTTACATCCGATTCTAACGGAGCGCCTCCAGCATTGCCAGAGAAGCGATCCAAGCGAAGAAAAGAACGACAACCATCACAGTATGACAATGTACCAGAAAATGAGCATTTATCCACATGCACTTTGCACACTAGTAACGGAGACACTCCGGATATCAACAAACCACCTCCTCTACCTCTAAAGAAGCGGCACA TTATGGCGTACATGGAGATGTTTGGTAACTGCTCCCACAGTAATAATGATTTCATCTCTGGTCTTGGTACCCGTCATTCTATGGCAGCCTACAATTCGATGCAAGCGGAATGGCAACAGCACGAGATGTCTCTTACCACAACCCAATCGTGTTCCTTTATGGCCCATACTGTGACTGCTCTACACGACAGTTCAAG CCTTTCTGTGACTACAACACCGAGCTTAGTAGAGACAACAAATAATTCTAGTCTGCCCCCGGCATTACCACCAAAGAGATCTCGTTCCATTAAATCAAACATTACACCTCCGCCAATATCACCAAAACCCACCATTAGCATGCAGAGTATTCATAATTCGGATCCTCTCGTGACATCGACGCCTCTAAAATCAGAGGAACCACCGTACGCACACGAAAAGAAAGATGTTACACCTTCTACTCCAGTAAAATTGGTaaacattaat AATAATGTCATTATAGACACAGTATTACCATCGTCTAGACCTGCTAGTAATGCACTATCTTCCATATCAGTTGATGAAAATACTCTTGAACTAAGGGATATCGATCAAGATGATAGCATTTTAGATGAATTAGATATTAGCAAATacttagtatttaaaaaaccaGATGAGGAAGGTCCGGATATACGTGGTGGACATCCAGATGCATTATTAATCCATGCGACAAAAGCAAATAAACAtg ATGAAAAAGAATCAG aTTTCCTGTACCAAGAAGCGTTTTTAACGACGTACAGAACCTTCATACAACCATTAGAATTAATTCGTAAGCTACACAGACGTCATCAACGTTTTTCATGTTCTCCAGATGTTATTAAACAAAGAGCCGCGCGTGAAGCATTTTCTTTACTTGTTAGAGTCGTTAGTGATTTAAC AATATCTGATCTTGATGATATTCTTCTGCAAACTTTAATGGAATTTGTACAGCAATTAGTGTGCAGTGGAGATCTTACTATGGCCAAAGCGTTGCgagttaaaattttagaaaagcaCACTATGAAGCAATTACAAGCAGCACAACCAATTCTCTCATCTCTAAGTGTGACAACGAAACAAGCTTCCCTATTAGATTTTAAGAGTGAACAAATTGCGGAACAAATGACGCTCCTTGACGCtgatttatttatgaaaatagaaATTCCGGAAGTGCTAATTTGGGCGCAGGAACAGAACGAAGAGAGAAGTCCGAATCTCACAAGATTTActgaacattttaataaaatgtcatacTGGGCGCGATCTAGGATATTAGAGCATCGATTGGAAAATGAAGCGAAAGATAGGGAGAAATATGTTGtaaaattcatcaaaataatgaaacatcttaggaaaattaataattttaacagctATCTCGCATTATTATCTGCATTGGATAGTGCACCCATTAGGAGATTAGAATGGCAAAAGCACATTACGGAAGGTCTCAAGGAATATTGTGCTCTCATTGATAGCTCTAGCAGCTTCCGAGCTTATAGGCAAGCTTTAGCAGAAACACAACCGCCATGTATTCCTTACAt cgGACTTGTTTTGCAAGATCTTACGTTTGTGCATATTGGAAATAGCGATTTATTACCAGATGGCACTATAAATTTCTCCAAGAGATGgcaacaatttaatattgttgaaaatatgaaaagatttaagaaagg CACGTACTCTTTCAAGAAACACGAACGTATTATGACGTTTTTCAACAACTTCAGTGATTTCCTCTGTGAGGAGGCAATGTGGCAGATTTCCGAAAGCATTAAGCCACGTGGTGGCAAGAAAGCACAACCGCAAAACTAG
- the LOC105202120 gene encoding guanine nucleotide-releasing factor 2 isoform X4 — MPQYDDSFLDSPRFRRRTHSYTVQKHFLPKSKSFHITTTPLLLAVTNHARTLSGSLSTCNLKEVEERFSGKARGGKLARRARSFKEDFLEKLSHMRSPGSGSGGGGGGGSGAATRAASPSSPRTPRDKNASGTNDAGTALDKNPLRDLHIHVRQVQLALLHFRDVVSKKKLEMLPGNGTIVLDTVTTIHNALKSYLLYENSSTLGSATNQVYQALAQLLKLCDDVLLHGDQSSALDTENVTHVIGLVEEAVKNLVALAHEKIANKQKPPSATNNNRTSGYGSELTQRNSLPDIPLTPRERQILEQTAASSSLVRSSHSSESILRDSSPPPKPPLPDRTNVCLSEENSSSGTPPPLPPKRRTRTQQLLDESEGLLTSSLDRVSLRSRSPEDSSSLLSASAGSLDSALNHSRDEDEIRAIMGPNDESLNDSMDLSLMATIQGMQVNGTSNCNCWDGSETNIPSTMLLGQQTPQEMLNPFTGLEGKMERLSTQTQESGFVSMHSQRSSSQSYTTASSMTSKRSSQQSSISYNSQSFSAQQQSFSQTKLSSDSNGSIFTQKTMSSSKSTISSSNASGNGDPALLEKVVNEMESVVTSDSNGAPPALPEKRSKRRKERQPSQYDNVPENEHLSTCTLHTSNGDTPDINKPPPLPLKKRHMFQSVAYSVMAYMEMFGNCSHSNNDFISGLGTRHSMAAYNSMQAEWQQHEMSLTTTQSCSFMAHTVTALHDSSSLSVTTTPSLVETTNNSSLPPALPPKRSRSIKSNITPPPISPKPTISMQSIHNSDPLVTSTPLKSEEPPYAHEKKDVTPSTPVKLVNINNNVIIDTVLPSSRPASNALSSISVDENTLELRDIDQDDSILDELDISKYLVFKKPDEEGPDIRGGHPDALLIHATKANKHDFLYQEAFLTTYRTFIQPLELIRKLHRRHQRFSCSPDVIKQRAAREAFSLLVRVVSDLTISDLDDILLQTLMEFVQQLVCSGDLTMAKALRVKILEKHTMKQLQAAQPILSSLSVTTKQASLLDFKSEQIAEQMTLLDADLFMKIEIPEVLIWAQEQNEERSPNLTRFTEHFNKMSYWARSRILEHRLENEAKDREKYVVKFIKIMKHLRKINNFNSYLALLSALDSAPIRRLEWQKHITEGLKEYCALIDSSSSFRAYRQALAETQPPCIPYIGLVLQDLTFVHIGNSDLLPDGTINFSKRWQQFNIVENMKRFKKGTYSFKKHERIMTFFNNFSDFLCEEAMWQISESIKPRGGKKAQPQN, encoded by the exons GCGCGTCGTGCGCGCTCCTTCAAGGAGGACTTTCTGGAAAAGCTCTCCCATATGCGTTCTCCcggtagcggcagcggcggcggtggcggcggaggCAGCGGAGCGGCCACGAGGGCCGCCTCGCCCTCGTCACCGCGTACGCCGCGGGACAAGAACGCTTCGGGCACCAACGACGCCGGCACCGCTTTGGATAAGAATCCCCTGCGCGATCTGCACATCCACGTACGGCAGGTGCAGCTAGCACTGCTCCACTTCCGGGATGTCGTATCCAAAAAGAAGCTCGAGATGCTGCCCGGGAACGGCACGATCGTCCTTGATACCGTTACCACGATACACAACGCATTAAAATCCTATCTGCTCTACGAAAACAG CTCCACGTTGGGATCTGCCACGAATCAAGTGTACCAAGCGTTAGCGCAATTGCTGAAACTCTGCGACGATGTATTGCTGCATGGTGATCAATCTTCTGCCTTGGACACCGAAAACGTGACGCACGTTATTGGACTGGTCGAGGAAGCGGTGAAAAATCTAGTAGCTCTGGCGCATGAGAAAATCGCTAACAAACAGAAACCTCCATCTGCTACAAATAATAACAG aacttcTGGGTATGGATCGGAACTAACGCAAAGAAATTCTCTACCGGATATACCACTGACACCAAGAGAACGGCAGATCTTGGAGCAAACGGCAGCGAGTAGTAGTTTAGTTCGCAGCTCGCATAGCTCCGAGTCGATTTTACGGGATTCTAGTCCACCCCCGAAACCACCGCTGCCTGACAG AACAAATGTATGTTTGTCGGAGGAAAATAGCTCTTCTGGCACACCTCCTCCGTTACCGCCGAAGAGAAGAACGAGGACCCAACAACTTCTCGACGAATCGGAGGGGCTTCTGACATCTAGTCTTGATAGGGTATCCCTCCGAAGTCGATCTCCAGAGGATTCGTCATCTCTTCTGAGTGCATCGGCTGGTAGTTTGGATTCAGCTTTGAATCATTCTCGAGACGAGGACGAGATTCGAGCTATAATGGGACCAAATGACGAATCTCTGAATGACAGTATGGACCTAAGTCTCATGGCTACTATCCAAG GCATGCAAGTTAATGGTACTTCAAACTGTAATTGCTGGGATGGTTCTGAAACTAATATACCAAGTACTATGTTGCTAGGCCAACAAACACCTCAAGAAATGCTTAATCCATTCACTG gtTTAGAAGGAAAGATGGAACGATTGTCTACTCAAACGCAAGAATCAGGTTTTGTTTCTATGCATTCTCAACGGAGCTCATCCCAAAGTTATACTACCGCGTCCAGCATGACATCCAAGAGATCGTCGCAGCAGAGCAGCATTAGTTATAATTCGCAATCATTTAGTGCACAACAACAGTCGTTTTCCCAGACCAAATTATCCTCGGACAGTAACGGCTCTATTTTTACACAGAAGACGATGAGTAGTTCCAAAAGTACTATTAGCTCGTCTAACGCGTCTGGAAATGGAGATCCAGCTTTATTGGAGAAAGTGGTAAAT GAAATGGAATCGGTGGTTACATCCGATTCTAACGGAGCGCCTCCAGCATTGCCAGAGAAGCGATCCAAGCGAAGAAAAGAACGACAACCATCACAGTATGACAATGTACCAGAAAATGAGCATTTATCCACATGCACTTTGCACACTAGTAACGGAGACACTCCGGATATCAACAAACCACCTCCTCTACCTCTAAAGAAGCGGCACA TGTTCCAATCAGTGGCATATTCTG TTATGGCGTACATGGAGATGTTTGGTAACTGCTCCCACAGTAATAATGATTTCATCTCTGGTCTTGGTACCCGTCATTCTATGGCAGCCTACAATTCGATGCAAGCGGAATGGCAACAGCACGAGATGTCTCTTACCACAACCCAATCGTGTTCCTTTATGGCCCATACTGTGACTGCTCTACACGACAGTTCAAG CCTTTCTGTGACTACAACACCGAGCTTAGTAGAGACAACAAATAATTCTAGTCTGCCCCCGGCATTACCACCAAAGAGATCTCGTTCCATTAAATCAAACATTACACCTCCGCCAATATCACCAAAACCCACCATTAGCATGCAGAGTATTCATAATTCGGATCCTCTCGTGACATCGACGCCTCTAAAATCAGAGGAACCACCGTACGCACACGAAAAGAAAGATGTTACACCTTCTACTCCAGTAAAATTGGTaaacattaat AATAATGTCATTATAGACACAGTATTACCATCGTCTAGACCTGCTAGTAATGCACTATCTTCCATATCAGTTGATGAAAATACTCTTGAACTAAGGGATATCGATCAAGATGATAGCATTTTAGATGAATTAGATATTAGCAAATacttagtatttaaaaaaccaGATGAGGAAGGTCCGGATATACGTGGTGGACATCCAGATGCATTATTAATCCATGCGACAAAAGCAAATAAACAtg aTTTCCTGTACCAAGAAGCGTTTTTAACGACGTACAGAACCTTCATACAACCATTAGAATTAATTCGTAAGCTACACAGACGTCATCAACGTTTTTCATGTTCTCCAGATGTTATTAAACAAAGAGCCGCGCGTGAAGCATTTTCTTTACTTGTTAGAGTCGTTAGTGATTTAAC AATATCTGATCTTGATGATATTCTTCTGCAAACTTTAATGGAATTTGTACAGCAATTAGTGTGCAGTGGAGATCTTACTATGGCCAAAGCGTTGCgagttaaaattttagaaaagcaCACTATGAAGCAATTACAAGCAGCACAACCAATTCTCTCATCTCTAAGTGTGACAACGAAACAAGCTTCCCTATTAGATTTTAAGAGTGAACAAATTGCGGAACAAATGACGCTCCTTGACGCtgatttatttatgaaaatagaaATTCCGGAAGTGCTAATTTGGGCGCAGGAACAGAACGAAGAGAGAAGTCCGAATCTCACAAGATTTActgaacattttaataaaatgtcatacTGGGCGCGATCTAGGATATTAGAGCATCGATTGGAAAATGAAGCGAAAGATAGGGAGAAATATGTTGtaaaattcatcaaaataatgaaacatcttaggaaaattaataattttaacagctATCTCGCATTATTATCTGCATTGGATAGTGCACCCATTAGGAGATTAGAATGGCAAAAGCACATTACGGAAGGTCTCAAGGAATATTGTGCTCTCATTGATAGCTCTAGCAGCTTCCGAGCTTATAGGCAAGCTTTAGCAGAAACACAACCGCCATGTATTCCTTACAt cgGACTTGTTTTGCAAGATCTTACGTTTGTGCATATTGGAAATAGCGATTTATTACCAGATGGCACTATAAATTTCTCCAAGAGATGgcaacaatttaatattgttgaaaatatgaaaagatttaagaaagg CACGTACTCTTTCAAGAAACACGAACGTATTATGACGTTTTTCAACAACTTCAGTGATTTCCTCTGTGAGGAGGCAATGTGGCAGATTTCCGAAAGCATTAAGCCACGTGGTGGCAAGAAAGCACAACCGCAAAACTAG
- the LOC105202120 gene encoding guanine nucleotide-releasing factor 2 isoform X7, which translates to MPQYDDSFLDSPRFRRRTHSYTVQKHFLPKSKSFHITTTPLLLAVTNHARTLSGSLSTCNLKEVEERFSGKARGGKLARRARSFKEDFLEKLSHMRSPGSGSGGGGGGGSGAATRAASPSSPRTPRDKNASGTNDAGTALDKNPLRDLHIHVRQVQLALLHFRDVVSKKKLEMLPGNGTIVLDTVTTIHNALKSYLLYENSSTLGSATNQVYQALAQLLKLCDDVLLHGDQSSALDTENVTHVIGLVEEAVKNLVALAHEKIANKQKPPSATNNNRTSGYGSELTQRNSLPDIPLTPRERQILEQTAASSSLVRSSHSSESILRDSSPPPKPPLPDRTNVCLSEENSSSGTPPPLPPKRRTRTQQLLDESEGLLTSSLDRVSLRSRSPEDSSSLLSASAGSLDSALNHSRDEDEIRAIMGPNDESLNDSMDLSLMATIQGLEGKMERLSTQTQESGFVSMHSQRSSSQSYTTASSMTSKRSSQQSSISYNSQSFSAQQQSFSQTKLSSDSNGSIFTQKTMSSSKSTISSSNASGNGDPALLEKVVNEMESVVTSDSNGAPPALPEKRSKRRKERQPSQYDNVPENEHLSTCTLHTSNGDTPDINKPPPLPLKKRHMFQSVAYSVMAYMEMFGNCSHSNNDFISGLGTRHSMAAYNSMQAEWQQHEMSLTTTQSCSFMAHTVTALHDSSSLSVTTTPSLVETTNNSSLPPALPPKRSRSIKSNITPPPISPKPTISMQSIHNSDPLVTSTPLKSEEPPYAHEKKDVTPSTPVKLVNINNNVIIDTVLPSSRPASNALSSISVDENTLELRDIDQDDSILDELDISKYLVFKKPDEEGPDIRGGHPDALLIHATKANKHDEKESDFLYQEAFLTTYRTFIQPLELIRKLHRRHQRFSCSPDVIKQRAAREAFSLLVRVVSDLTISDLDDILLQTLMEFVQQLVCSGDLTMAKALRVKILEKHTMKQLQAAQPILSSLSVTTKQASLLDFKSEQIAEQMTLLDADLFMKIEIPEVLIWAQEQNEERSPNLTRFTEHFNKMSYWARSRILEHRLENEAKDREKYVVKFIKIMKHLRKINNFNSYLALLSALDSAPIRRLEWQKHITEGLKEYCALIDSSSSFRAYRQALAETQPPCIPYIGLVLQDLTFVHIGNSDLLPDGTINFSKRWQQFNIVENMKRFKKGTYSFKKHERIMTFFNNFSDFLCEEAMWQISESIKPRGGKKAQPQN; encoded by the exons GCGCGTCGTGCGCGCTCCTTCAAGGAGGACTTTCTGGAAAAGCTCTCCCATATGCGTTCTCCcggtagcggcagcggcggcggtggcggcggaggCAGCGGAGCGGCCACGAGGGCCGCCTCGCCCTCGTCACCGCGTACGCCGCGGGACAAGAACGCTTCGGGCACCAACGACGCCGGCACCGCTTTGGATAAGAATCCCCTGCGCGATCTGCACATCCACGTACGGCAGGTGCAGCTAGCACTGCTCCACTTCCGGGATGTCGTATCCAAAAAGAAGCTCGAGATGCTGCCCGGGAACGGCACGATCGTCCTTGATACCGTTACCACGATACACAACGCATTAAAATCCTATCTGCTCTACGAAAACAG CTCCACGTTGGGATCTGCCACGAATCAAGTGTACCAAGCGTTAGCGCAATTGCTGAAACTCTGCGACGATGTATTGCTGCATGGTGATCAATCTTCTGCCTTGGACACCGAAAACGTGACGCACGTTATTGGACTGGTCGAGGAAGCGGTGAAAAATCTAGTAGCTCTGGCGCATGAGAAAATCGCTAACAAACAGAAACCTCCATCTGCTACAAATAATAACAG aacttcTGGGTATGGATCGGAACTAACGCAAAGAAATTCTCTACCGGATATACCACTGACACCAAGAGAACGGCAGATCTTGGAGCAAACGGCAGCGAGTAGTAGTTTAGTTCGCAGCTCGCATAGCTCCGAGTCGATTTTACGGGATTCTAGTCCACCCCCGAAACCACCGCTGCCTGACAG AACAAATGTATGTTTGTCGGAGGAAAATAGCTCTTCTGGCACACCTCCTCCGTTACCGCCGAAGAGAAGAACGAGGACCCAACAACTTCTCGACGAATCGGAGGGGCTTCTGACATCTAGTCTTGATAGGGTATCCCTCCGAAGTCGATCTCCAGAGGATTCGTCATCTCTTCTGAGTGCATCGGCTGGTAGTTTGGATTCAGCTTTGAATCATTCTCGAGACGAGGACGAGATTCGAGCTATAATGGGACCAAATGACGAATCTCTGAATGACAGTATGGACCTAAGTCTCATGGCTACTATCCAAG gtTTAGAAGGAAAGATGGAACGATTGTCTACTCAAACGCAAGAATCAGGTTTTGTTTCTATGCATTCTCAACGGAGCTCATCCCAAAGTTATACTACCGCGTCCAGCATGACATCCAAGAGATCGTCGCAGCAGAGCAGCATTAGTTATAATTCGCAATCATTTAGTGCACAACAACAGTCGTTTTCCCAGACCAAATTATCCTCGGACAGTAACGGCTCTATTTTTACACAGAAGACGATGAGTAGTTCCAAAAGTACTATTAGCTCGTCTAACGCGTCTGGAAATGGAGATCCAGCTTTATTGGAGAAAGTGGTAAAT GAAATGGAATCGGTGGTTACATCCGATTCTAACGGAGCGCCTCCAGCATTGCCAGAGAAGCGATCCAAGCGAAGAAAAGAACGACAACCATCACAGTATGACAATGTACCAGAAAATGAGCATTTATCCACATGCACTTTGCACACTAGTAACGGAGACACTCCGGATATCAACAAACCACCTCCTCTACCTCTAAAGAAGCGGCACA TGTTCCAATCAGTGGCATATTCTG TTATGGCGTACATGGAGATGTTTGGTAACTGCTCCCACAGTAATAATGATTTCATCTCTGGTCTTGGTACCCGTCATTCTATGGCAGCCTACAATTCGATGCAAGCGGAATGGCAACAGCACGAGATGTCTCTTACCACAACCCAATCGTGTTCCTTTATGGCCCATACTGTGACTGCTCTACACGACAGTTCAAG CCTTTCTGTGACTACAACACCGAGCTTAGTAGAGACAACAAATAATTCTAGTCTGCCCCCGGCATTACCACCAAAGAGATCTCGTTCCATTAAATCAAACATTACACCTCCGCCAATATCACCAAAACCCACCATTAGCATGCAGAGTATTCATAATTCGGATCCTCTCGTGACATCGACGCCTCTAAAATCAGAGGAACCACCGTACGCACACGAAAAGAAAGATGTTACACCTTCTACTCCAGTAAAATTGGTaaacattaat AATAATGTCATTATAGACACAGTATTACCATCGTCTAGACCTGCTAGTAATGCACTATCTTCCATATCAGTTGATGAAAATACTCTTGAACTAAGGGATATCGATCAAGATGATAGCATTTTAGATGAATTAGATATTAGCAAATacttagtatttaaaaaaccaGATGAGGAAGGTCCGGATATACGTGGTGGACATCCAGATGCATTATTAATCCATGCGACAAAAGCAAATAAACAtg ATGAAAAAGAATCAG aTTTCCTGTACCAAGAAGCGTTTTTAACGACGTACAGAACCTTCATACAACCATTAGAATTAATTCGTAAGCTACACAGACGTCATCAACGTTTTTCATGTTCTCCAGATGTTATTAAACAAAGAGCCGCGCGTGAAGCATTTTCTTTACTTGTTAGAGTCGTTAGTGATTTAAC AATATCTGATCTTGATGATATTCTTCTGCAAACTTTAATGGAATTTGTACAGCAATTAGTGTGCAGTGGAGATCTTACTATGGCCAAAGCGTTGCgagttaaaattttagaaaagcaCACTATGAAGCAATTACAAGCAGCACAACCAATTCTCTCATCTCTAAGTGTGACAACGAAACAAGCTTCCCTATTAGATTTTAAGAGTGAACAAATTGCGGAACAAATGACGCTCCTTGACGCtgatttatttatgaaaatagaaATTCCGGAAGTGCTAATTTGGGCGCAGGAACAGAACGAAGAGAGAAGTCCGAATCTCACAAGATTTActgaacattttaataaaatgtcatacTGGGCGCGATCTAGGATATTAGAGCATCGATTGGAAAATGAAGCGAAAGATAGGGAGAAATATGTTGtaaaattcatcaaaataatgaaacatcttaggaaaattaataattttaacagctATCTCGCATTATTATCTGCATTGGATAGTGCACCCATTAGGAGATTAGAATGGCAAAAGCACATTACGGAAGGTCTCAAGGAATATTGTGCTCTCATTGATAGCTCTAGCAGCTTCCGAGCTTATAGGCAAGCTTTAGCAGAAACACAACCGCCATGTATTCCTTACAt cgGACTTGTTTTGCAAGATCTTACGTTTGTGCATATTGGAAATAGCGATTTATTACCAGATGGCACTATAAATTTCTCCAAGAGATGgcaacaatttaatattgttgaaaatatgaaaagatttaagaaagg CACGTACTCTTTCAAGAAACACGAACGTATTATGACGTTTTTCAACAACTTCAGTGATTTCCTCTGTGAGGAGGCAATGTGGCAGATTTCCGAAAGCATTAAGCCACGTGGTGGCAAGAAAGCACAACCGCAAAACTAG